A stretch of Lutra lutra chromosome 9, mLutLut1.2, whole genome shotgun sequence DNA encodes these proteins:
- the SIGLEC1 gene encoding sialoadhesin isoform X4 produces the protein MYRLLGTRTSVKPAMDSLFWLLQLFSSISTGLSSWGVSSPQNVKGVRGSCLIIPCVFSFPADVEVTRGITTIWYYDYAGQRQVVSHSENPELVEARFRNRAQFLGRTEHKMCSLLLKDLRPEDSGSYNFRFEISEGNRWSDVKGTVVTVTETPEKPSISSLAELHEGMEAYFNCSTPYACPEEHISLQWEGQDPERSVTSNLQDLRPTGISHLESLHMALSWQDHGRTLHCEVSVAKQKARSEIHLQVQYAPRGVEILLSPSGRNILPGDVVILTCRVNSSYPEVSSMRWIKDGTPLQVEGRMLRLSQATWDDAGVYICQAGNGVGSSVSPPIRVHIFMAEVQVSPAGRILENQTVTLTCNTPQAAPSELRYSWYKNHVLLEDARGHTLRLPSASRADTGFYVCEVQNAYGRERSGPVSVVVSHPPLAPDLTAFLETREGLVGILHCSVISEPLATLTLSHNGLILASTPGEGNHSSRFSVFSTPNSLNLEIRDLGLDDTGEYTCSATNSLGKSSSTLNFQAKVAHLLISPTAEVVEGQGVTLSCRSGLSPSPDIHFSWYRNGALLLEGSSSSLHLSAASSTDAGSYYCQANDGHRDSGPSSPAILTVLYAPRQPTFTAQLDPDAAGVGGRRQGLLLCHVDSNPPAQLRLLHRDHVVASSLPLGCGGCSQRLKVTRAPNLLRVEIGDPVLEDEGVYLCEASNTLGNTSASTNFDAQATILVITPSHTLLEGTGANLTCSVSREAGGPANFSWFRNGALWAQGPLETMTLLPVARTDAGLYACRILTEAGAQLSAPVLLSVLYPPDPPKLSALLDVGQGHVAVFVCTVDSCPAAQLALFHGEHLLATSLGPLLPLRGRLQVKATANSLQLEVRDLNLGDSGSYRCEATNVLGSTNTSLFFQVRGAWVQVSPSPELQEGQAVVLSCQVPAGVQEGTSYLWYQDGQPLPESNSATLRFTAITLSQAGAYHCQAQAPGSATTSLAAPISLHVSSVSVQVQPRAIVQEGQLVNLTCLVWTSNLTQLTYTWYQDGQQRPGSHSILLSNVTVTDAASYRCGVVTPGQAPHLSRPVTLDVLYAPRSLRLTYLLESRGGRLAQVLCTVDSRPPAQLALSHAGHLLMSSSTASVPNTLRLELWEPGPSDEGLYSCSAHSPLGQANASLELRLEGVQVTLAPSAAVPEGTPVTVSCEDPAARPPVLYAWYHNSRWLQEGPAAALSIPAATRAHAGAYSCQVQDVQGTRSSRPTALQVHYAPRDVVLSSFQDSRVGSMAMLQCTVDSEPPAELALSRDGKVLATSLGVHGLASGTGPVQAARNALRLQVRGVPSGEKDTYMCTAHNFLGSVNTTGQLQGEGVRVVAEPGLDVAEGAPLNLSCRLSGALGPMGNSTFAWFWNGQRLHVEPMPTLAFAHVARAQAGAYHCWAELPSGATTSAPVMLRVLYPPEMPSMTVFVEPEGGLRGILDCRVDSEPLASLSLHLGRRLVASSQPGGAPTEPHIRVTATANALRVDMEELRPSDQGHYVCSASNALGSASASTYFGTRALHRLSLFQKLLWVLGLLLGLLFLLLGLGAFYAWRKQFCKLSMGENLVEMTSQKQTIQMYLGTQNPTWVLSSLLRSLPSPWSGVKVCFPFPGTCPLLQIIRFCGGGWGQGSQPHYQPGTCSPVPRGPSPKA, from the exons ATGTATCGCCTCTTAGGCACCAGAACCAGTGTGAAGCCTGCTATGGACTCCCTGTTCTGGCTTCTCCAGCTGTTCTCATCGATTTCAACAG GCCTGTCCTCATGGGGTGTCTCCAGTCCCCAGAATGTGAAGGGCGTGAGGGGGTCCTGCCTCATCATCCCCTGCGTCTTCAGCTTCCCAGCTGATGTGGAAGTGACCCGCGGCATCACGACCATCTGGTACTACGACTATGCGGGCCAGCGGCAGGTGGTAAGCCACTCGGAGAACCCCGAGCTGGTGGAGGCACGCTTTCGTAACCGTGCCCAGTTCTTGGGGCGCACAGAGCACAAGATGTGCAGCCTGCTGTTGAAGGACCTGCGGCCTGAGGATTCAGGTTCCTACAACTTCCGTTTTGAGATCAGTGAAGGCAACCGCTGGTCAGATGTCAAAGGCACTGTGGTCACTGTGACAG AGACGCCTGAGAAGCCCTCCATATCCTCCCTGGCGGAGCTCCATGAGGGCATGGAGGCCTACTTCAACTGCTCTACTCCCTATGCATGCCCGGAGGAACACATCAGCCTGCAGTGGGAAGGCCAGGACCCCGAGCGCTCGGTCACCTCCAACCTCCAGGATCTCAGGCCCACAGGCATCAGCCACCTGGAGTCCCTCCACATGGCCCTGTCGTGGCAGGACCACGGCCGGACCCTGCACTGCGAAGTCTCGGTGGCCAAGCAAAAGGCTCGGAGCGAGATTCACCTCCAAGTGCAAT ATGCCCCCAGGGGTGTGGAGATCCTTCTCAGCCCCTCAGGGCGGAACATCCTTCCAGGTGATGTGGTCATTCTCACCTGCCGGGTGAACAGCAGCTACCCCGAAGTTAGTTCTATGCGCTGGATCAAGGACGGGACACCACTCCAGGTCGAGGGTCGTATGCTGAGGTTGTCCCAGGCAACCTGGGATGATGCTGGTGTCTACATTTGCCAAGCTGGGAACGGCGTGGGCTCTTCGGTCTCGCCCCCCATCAGGGTCCACATCTTCA TGGCTGAGGTCCAGGTGAGCCCGGCAGGCCGCATCCTAGAGAACCAGACGGTGACACTGACCTGCAACACGCCCCAAGCAGCCCCCAGCGAGCTGCGTTACAGCTGGTATAAGAACCACGTCCTGCTGGAGGACGCCCGCGGCCACACGCTGCGGCTGCCCTCGGCCTCCAGGGCCGACACCGGCTTCTACGTCTGTGAGGTGCAGAATGCCTATGGCAGAGAGCGCTCTGGCCCCGTCAGCGTGGTGGTCAGCC ACCCACCCCTTGCCCCGGACCTAACCGCCTTCCTGGAGACACGGGAGGGGCTGGTAGGTATCCTCCACTGCTCCGTGATCAGCGAGCCTCTGGCCACCCTGACGCTGTCGCACAATGGCCTCATCCTGGCCTCCACGCCAGGGGAGGGAAACCACAGCTCACGTTTCAGTGTCTTCTCCACCCCCAACTCCCTGAACCTGGAGATCCGAGACCTGGGGCTGGATGACACTGGGGAGTACACGTGCTCAGCTACCAACTCCCTGGGGAAGTCATCGTCCACCTTGAACTTCCAGGCCAAAG TGGCCCACCTCCTCATCAGCCCCACAGCAGAGGTGGTAGAAGGCCAAGGAGTGACCCTGAGCTGCAGGAGTGGTCTGAGCCCATCGCCTGACATCCACTTCTCCTGGTACCGGAATGGAGCGTTGCTTCTTGAAGGTTCCAGCAGCAGCCTTCACCTCTCTGCGGCCTCCAGCACCGATGCCGGCTCTTACTACTGTCAGGCCAATGATGGCCACAGGGACAGCGGACCCTCCTCACCTGCCATCCTCACTGTGCTCT ATGCTCCACGCCAGCCCACGTTCACTGCCCAGCTGGACCCCGATGCTGCGGGGGTTGGAGGGAGACGTCAAGGGCTCCTCTTGTGCCATGTGGACAGCAACCCCCCAGCCCAGCTGCGGCTGCTCCACAGGGACCATGTCGTGGCCTCTTCCCTGCCATTGGGCTGTGGGGGCTGTTCCCAGCGCCTAAAGGTTACCAGAGCTCCCAACCTGCTGCGTGTGGAGATTGGTGACCCAGTGCTGGAGGATGAGGGTGTGTACCTGTGTGAGGCCAGCAATACCCTGGGCAACACCTCTGCTTCCACAAACTTCGATGCCCAGG CCACCATCCTGGTCATCACCCCATCCCACACGCTGCTGGAGGGCACCGGAGCCAACCTGACCTGCAGTGTGAGCCGGGAAGCCGGCGGCCCTGCCAACTTCTCCTGGTTCCGGAACGGGGCGCTGTGGGCCCAGGGCCCCCTGGAAACCATGACGTTGCTGCCTGTGGCCAGAACGGACGCTGGCCTCTATGCCTGCCGCATCCTCACCGAGGCCGGGGCCCAGCTCTCCGCCCCGGTGCTCCTGAGCGTGCTCT ATCCCCCAGACCCTCCAAAGCTGTCAGCACTCCTGGATGTGGGCCAGGGCCACGTGGCTGTGTTCGTCTGCACTGTGGACAGTTGCCCTGCGGCCCAGCTGGCCCTCTTCCACGGGGAGCACCTCCTGGCCACCAGCCTGGGGCCCTTGCTCCCGCTCCGTGGCCGCCTCCAGGTCAAAGCCACAGCCAACTCTCTGCAGTTGGAGGTCCGAGACTTGAACCTTGGGGACTCTGGAAGCTATCGGTGTGAGGCCACCAATGTCCTCGGATCCACCAATACCTCCCTCTTCTTTCAGGTCCGAG GAGCCTGGGTCCAGGTGTCTCCATCACCTGAGCTCCAGGAGGGCCAGGCCGTGGTCTTGAGCTGCCAGGTGCCCGCAGGGGTTCAAGAGGGGACCTCATACCTCTGGTATCAGGATGGCCAGCCCCTCCCAGAGTCAAACTCAGCCACACTCCGCTTCACGGCCATTACTCTGAGCCAAGCTGGGGCCTACCATTGCCAAGCCCAGGCCCCAGGTTCGGCCACCACGAGCCTGGCCGCACCCATCAGCCTCCACGTGTCCT CTGTGAGTGTGCAGGTACAGCCTAGGGCCATAGTGCAAGAGGGGCAGCTGGTGAACCTGACTTGCCTTGTGTGGACCTCAAACCTCACCCAGCTCACCTACACGTGGTACCAGGATGGGCAGCAGCGCCCAGGTTCCCACTCCATCCTTCTGTCCAATGTCACAGTCACGGACGCTGCCTCCTACCGCTGTGGTGTGGTGACTCCTGGCCAGGCACCCCACCTCTCCAGACCTGTCACTCTGGATGTCCTCT ACGCTCCCCGCAGCCTGCGCCTGACCTACCTCCTGGAAAGCCGGGGCGGACGGCTGGCTCAGGTACTGTGTACCGTGGATAGCCGCCCACCCGCCCAGCTAGCCCTCAGCCACGCTGGCCACCTCCTGATGTCTTCGAGCACAGCCTCTGTCCCCAACACTCTGCGCCTGGAGTTGTGGGAGCCCGGACCCAGCGATGAGGGGCTCTACAGCTGCTCCGCCCACAGTCCTCTGGGCCAGGCCAATGCCTCCCTGGAGTTGCGTCTAGAGg GTGTGCAGGTGACCCTGGCTCCATCCGCCGCTGTGCCCGAGGGGACCCCCGTCACAGTGTCCTGTGAAGACCCCGCCGCCCGCCCACCCGTTCTCTATGCCTGGTACCACAACAGCCGTTGGCTGCAGGAGGGACCAGCTGCCGCCCTCTCGATCCCAGCGGCCACACGAGCTCACGCGGGGGCCTACTCCTGCCAGGTCCAGGACGTCCAGGGCACCCGCAGCTCCCGGCCCACAGCCCTGCAAGTCCACT ATGCCCCTCGGGATGTCGTCCTGTCGTCCTTTCAGGACTCCAGAGTCGGCTCCATGGCCATGTTGCAGTGTACCGTGGACAGCGAGCCCCCTGCTGAGCTGGCCCTGTCCCGTGACGGCAAGGTGCTAGCCACCAGCCTGGGGGTCCATGGCTTGGCATCCGGGACAGGCCCCGTGCAGGCAGCCCGAAATGCCCTGCGACTGCAGGTGCGAGGCGTACCCTCCGGTGAAAAGGACACTTACATGTGCACAGCCCACAACTTCCTGGGCTCAGTCAACACCACAGGGCAGCTGCAGGGGGAAG GGGTGCGTGTGGTGGCCGAGCCGGGGCTGGACGTGGCTGAGGGGGCACCGCTGAACCTGAGCTGTCGCCTCTCTGGTGCCCTTGGACCCATGGGCAACTCTACCTTCGCTTGGTTCTGGAATGGCCAGCGACTACATGTGGAGCCTATGCCCACCCTTGCCTTCGCCCACGTGGCCCGCGCCCAAGCCGGGGCGTACCACTGCTGGGCTGAGCTCCCCAGTGGGGCCACCACCTCTGCTCCAGTCATGCTCCGGGTGCTGT ACCCTCCTGAGATGCCCTCCATGACGGTCTTCGTGGAGCCTGAGGGCGGCCTCCGGGGCATCCTGGACTGCCGAGTGGATAGCGAGCCCCTAGCCAGTCTGAGTCTCCACCTCGGCAGGAGGCTGGTGGCCTCCAGCCAGCCTGGCGGGGCTCCCACCGAGCCCCACATCCGCGTCACAGCCACCGCCAACGCCCTGAGGGTGGACATGGAGGAGCTGAGGCCCAGCGACCAGGGGCACTACGTGTGCTCTGCCTCCAATGCCCTGGGCTCTGCGTCCGCTTCTACCTACTTCGGaaccagag CCTTGCATCGTCTGAGTCTGTTCCAGAAGCtactctgggtcctgggactgctGCTGGGCCTCCTCTTCCTGTTGTTGGGCCTGGGGGCCTTCTACGCCTGGAG GAAACAATTTTGTAAGCTG
- the SIGLEC1 gene encoding sialoadhesin isoform X1, with translation MYRLLGTRTSVKPAMDSLFWLLQLFSSISTGLSSWGVSSPQNVKGVRGSCLIIPCVFSFPADVEVTRGITTIWYYDYAGQRQVVSHSENPELVEARFRNRAQFLGRTEHKMCSLLLKDLRPEDSGSYNFRFEISEGNRWSDVKGTVVTVTETPEKPSISSLAELHEGMEAYFNCSTPYACPEEHISLQWEGQDPERSVTSNLQDLRPTGISHLESLHMALSWQDHGRTLHCEVSVAKQKARSEIHLQVQYAPRGVEILLSPSGRNILPGDVVILTCRVNSSYPEVSSMRWIKDGTPLQVEGRMLRLSQATWDDAGVYICQAGNGVGSSVSPPIRVHIFMAEVQVSPAGRILENQTVTLTCNTPQAAPSELRYSWYKNHVLLEDARGHTLRLPSASRADTGFYVCEVQNAYGRERSGPVSVVVSHPPLAPDLTAFLETREGLVGILHCSVISEPLATLTLSHNGLILASTPGEGNHSSRFSVFSTPNSLNLEIRDLGLDDTGEYTCSATNSLGKSSSTLNFQAKVAHLLISPTAEVVEGQGVTLSCRSGLSPSPDIHFSWYRNGALLLEGSSSSLHLSAASSTDAGSYYCQANDGHRDSGPSSPAILTVLYAPRQPTFTAQLDPDAAGVGGRRQGLLLCHVDSNPPAQLRLLHRDHVVASSLPLGCGGCSQRLKVTRAPNLLRVEIGDPVLEDEGVYLCEASNTLGNTSASTNFDAQATILVITPSHTLLEGTGANLTCSVSREAGGPANFSWFRNGALWAQGPLETMTLLPVARTDAGLYACRILTEAGAQLSAPVLLSVLYPPDPPKLSALLDVGQGHVAVFVCTVDSCPAAQLALFHGEHLLATSLGPLLPLRGRLQVKATANSLQLEVRDLNLGDSGSYRCEATNVLGSTNTSLFFQVRGAWVQVSPSPELQEGQAVVLSCQVPAGVQEGTSYLWYQDGQPLPESNSATLRFTAITLSQAGAYHCQAQAPGSATTSLAAPISLHVSYAPRQATLTTLMDTGPGRLGLLLCRVNSDPPAHLRLLHRDHLVASTLQGVGELASRSPRLQVSVAPNTLRLEIHRAVLEDEGVYTCQANNTLGQASASALFDAQAVSVQVQPRAIVQEGQLVNLTCLVWTSNLTQLTYTWYQDGQQRPGSHSILLSNVTVTDAASYRCGVVTPGQAPHLSRPVTLDVLYAPRSLRLTYLLESRGGRLAQVLCTVDSRPPAQLALSHAGHLLMSSSTASVPNTLRLELWEPGPSDEGLYSCSAHSPLGQANASLELRLEGVQVTLAPSAAVPEGTPVTVSCEDPAARPPVLYAWYHNSRWLQEGPAAALSIPAATRAHAGAYSCQVQDVQGTRSSRPTALQVHYAPRDVVLSSFQDSRVGSMAMLQCTVDSEPPAELALSRDGKVLATSLGVHGLASGTGPVQAARNALRLQVRGVPSGEKDTYMCTAHNFLGSVNTTGQLQGEGVRVVAEPGLDVAEGAPLNLSCRLSGALGPMGNSTFAWFWNGQRLHVEPMPTLAFAHVARAQAGAYHCWAELPSGATTSAPVMLRVLYPPEMPSMTVFVEPEGGLRGILDCRVDSEPLASLSLHLGRRLVASSQPGGAPTEPHIRVTATANALRVDMEELRPSDQGHYVCSASNALGSASASTYFGTRALHRLSLFQKLLWVLGLLLGLLFLLLGLGAFYAWRKQFCKLSMGENLVEMTSQKQTIQMYLGTQNPTWVLSSLLRSLPSPWSGVKVCFPFPGTCPLLQIIRFCGGGWGQGSQPHYQPGTCSPVPRGPSPKA, from the exons ATGTATCGCCTCTTAGGCACCAGAACCAGTGTGAAGCCTGCTATGGACTCCCTGTTCTGGCTTCTCCAGCTGTTCTCATCGATTTCAACAG GCCTGTCCTCATGGGGTGTCTCCAGTCCCCAGAATGTGAAGGGCGTGAGGGGGTCCTGCCTCATCATCCCCTGCGTCTTCAGCTTCCCAGCTGATGTGGAAGTGACCCGCGGCATCACGACCATCTGGTACTACGACTATGCGGGCCAGCGGCAGGTGGTAAGCCACTCGGAGAACCCCGAGCTGGTGGAGGCACGCTTTCGTAACCGTGCCCAGTTCTTGGGGCGCACAGAGCACAAGATGTGCAGCCTGCTGTTGAAGGACCTGCGGCCTGAGGATTCAGGTTCCTACAACTTCCGTTTTGAGATCAGTGAAGGCAACCGCTGGTCAGATGTCAAAGGCACTGTGGTCACTGTGACAG AGACGCCTGAGAAGCCCTCCATATCCTCCCTGGCGGAGCTCCATGAGGGCATGGAGGCCTACTTCAACTGCTCTACTCCCTATGCATGCCCGGAGGAACACATCAGCCTGCAGTGGGAAGGCCAGGACCCCGAGCGCTCGGTCACCTCCAACCTCCAGGATCTCAGGCCCACAGGCATCAGCCACCTGGAGTCCCTCCACATGGCCCTGTCGTGGCAGGACCACGGCCGGACCCTGCACTGCGAAGTCTCGGTGGCCAAGCAAAAGGCTCGGAGCGAGATTCACCTCCAAGTGCAAT ATGCCCCCAGGGGTGTGGAGATCCTTCTCAGCCCCTCAGGGCGGAACATCCTTCCAGGTGATGTGGTCATTCTCACCTGCCGGGTGAACAGCAGCTACCCCGAAGTTAGTTCTATGCGCTGGATCAAGGACGGGACACCACTCCAGGTCGAGGGTCGTATGCTGAGGTTGTCCCAGGCAACCTGGGATGATGCTGGTGTCTACATTTGCCAAGCTGGGAACGGCGTGGGCTCTTCGGTCTCGCCCCCCATCAGGGTCCACATCTTCA TGGCTGAGGTCCAGGTGAGCCCGGCAGGCCGCATCCTAGAGAACCAGACGGTGACACTGACCTGCAACACGCCCCAAGCAGCCCCCAGCGAGCTGCGTTACAGCTGGTATAAGAACCACGTCCTGCTGGAGGACGCCCGCGGCCACACGCTGCGGCTGCCCTCGGCCTCCAGGGCCGACACCGGCTTCTACGTCTGTGAGGTGCAGAATGCCTATGGCAGAGAGCGCTCTGGCCCCGTCAGCGTGGTGGTCAGCC ACCCACCCCTTGCCCCGGACCTAACCGCCTTCCTGGAGACACGGGAGGGGCTGGTAGGTATCCTCCACTGCTCCGTGATCAGCGAGCCTCTGGCCACCCTGACGCTGTCGCACAATGGCCTCATCCTGGCCTCCACGCCAGGGGAGGGAAACCACAGCTCACGTTTCAGTGTCTTCTCCACCCCCAACTCCCTGAACCTGGAGATCCGAGACCTGGGGCTGGATGACACTGGGGAGTACACGTGCTCAGCTACCAACTCCCTGGGGAAGTCATCGTCCACCTTGAACTTCCAGGCCAAAG TGGCCCACCTCCTCATCAGCCCCACAGCAGAGGTGGTAGAAGGCCAAGGAGTGACCCTGAGCTGCAGGAGTGGTCTGAGCCCATCGCCTGACATCCACTTCTCCTGGTACCGGAATGGAGCGTTGCTTCTTGAAGGTTCCAGCAGCAGCCTTCACCTCTCTGCGGCCTCCAGCACCGATGCCGGCTCTTACTACTGTCAGGCCAATGATGGCCACAGGGACAGCGGACCCTCCTCACCTGCCATCCTCACTGTGCTCT ATGCTCCACGCCAGCCCACGTTCACTGCCCAGCTGGACCCCGATGCTGCGGGGGTTGGAGGGAGACGTCAAGGGCTCCTCTTGTGCCATGTGGACAGCAACCCCCCAGCCCAGCTGCGGCTGCTCCACAGGGACCATGTCGTGGCCTCTTCCCTGCCATTGGGCTGTGGGGGCTGTTCCCAGCGCCTAAAGGTTACCAGAGCTCCCAACCTGCTGCGTGTGGAGATTGGTGACCCAGTGCTGGAGGATGAGGGTGTGTACCTGTGTGAGGCCAGCAATACCCTGGGCAACACCTCTGCTTCCACAAACTTCGATGCCCAGG CCACCATCCTGGTCATCACCCCATCCCACACGCTGCTGGAGGGCACCGGAGCCAACCTGACCTGCAGTGTGAGCCGGGAAGCCGGCGGCCCTGCCAACTTCTCCTGGTTCCGGAACGGGGCGCTGTGGGCCCAGGGCCCCCTGGAAACCATGACGTTGCTGCCTGTGGCCAGAACGGACGCTGGCCTCTATGCCTGCCGCATCCTCACCGAGGCCGGGGCCCAGCTCTCCGCCCCGGTGCTCCTGAGCGTGCTCT ATCCCCCAGACCCTCCAAAGCTGTCAGCACTCCTGGATGTGGGCCAGGGCCACGTGGCTGTGTTCGTCTGCACTGTGGACAGTTGCCCTGCGGCCCAGCTGGCCCTCTTCCACGGGGAGCACCTCCTGGCCACCAGCCTGGGGCCCTTGCTCCCGCTCCGTGGCCGCCTCCAGGTCAAAGCCACAGCCAACTCTCTGCAGTTGGAGGTCCGAGACTTGAACCTTGGGGACTCTGGAAGCTATCGGTGTGAGGCCACCAATGTCCTCGGATCCACCAATACCTCCCTCTTCTTTCAGGTCCGAG GAGCCTGGGTCCAGGTGTCTCCATCACCTGAGCTCCAGGAGGGCCAGGCCGTGGTCTTGAGCTGCCAGGTGCCCGCAGGGGTTCAAGAGGGGACCTCATACCTCTGGTATCAGGATGGCCAGCCCCTCCCAGAGTCAAACTCAGCCACACTCCGCTTCACGGCCATTACTCTGAGCCAAGCTGGGGCCTACCATTGCCAAGCCCAGGCCCCAGGTTCGGCCACCACGAGCCTGGCCGCACCCATCAGCCTCCACGTGTCCT ATGCCCCTCGCCAGGCCACACTCACCACCCTGATGGACACGGGCCCTGGACGACTGGGCCTCCTCCTGTGCCGTGTGAACAGTGACCCTCCAGCCCACCTACGACTGCTTCACAGGGACCACCTCGTGGCCTCCACCCTACAGGGTGTGGGGGAGCTGGCCAGCCGCTCTCCCCGGCTGCAGGTGTCTGTCGCTCCCAACACACTACGCCTGGAGATCCACAGAGCGGTGCTGGAGGATGAGGGCGTCTACACCTGCCAGGCCAACAACACACTGGGCCAGGCCTCAGCCTCTGCCCTCTTCGATGCCCAGG CTGTGAGTGTGCAGGTACAGCCTAGGGCCATAGTGCAAGAGGGGCAGCTGGTGAACCTGACTTGCCTTGTGTGGACCTCAAACCTCACCCAGCTCACCTACACGTGGTACCAGGATGGGCAGCAGCGCCCAGGTTCCCACTCCATCCTTCTGTCCAATGTCACAGTCACGGACGCTGCCTCCTACCGCTGTGGTGTGGTGACTCCTGGCCAGGCACCCCACCTCTCCAGACCTGTCACTCTGGATGTCCTCT ACGCTCCCCGCAGCCTGCGCCTGACCTACCTCCTGGAAAGCCGGGGCGGACGGCTGGCTCAGGTACTGTGTACCGTGGATAGCCGCCCACCCGCCCAGCTAGCCCTCAGCCACGCTGGCCACCTCCTGATGTCTTCGAGCACAGCCTCTGTCCCCAACACTCTGCGCCTGGAGTTGTGGGAGCCCGGACCCAGCGATGAGGGGCTCTACAGCTGCTCCGCCCACAGTCCTCTGGGCCAGGCCAATGCCTCCCTGGAGTTGCGTCTAGAGg GTGTGCAGGTGACCCTGGCTCCATCCGCCGCTGTGCCCGAGGGGACCCCCGTCACAGTGTCCTGTGAAGACCCCGCCGCCCGCCCACCCGTTCTCTATGCCTGGTACCACAACAGCCGTTGGCTGCAGGAGGGACCAGCTGCCGCCCTCTCGATCCCAGCGGCCACACGAGCTCACGCGGGGGCCTACTCCTGCCAGGTCCAGGACGTCCAGGGCACCCGCAGCTCCCGGCCCACAGCCCTGCAAGTCCACT ATGCCCCTCGGGATGTCGTCCTGTCGTCCTTTCAGGACTCCAGAGTCGGCTCCATGGCCATGTTGCAGTGTACCGTGGACAGCGAGCCCCCTGCTGAGCTGGCCCTGTCCCGTGACGGCAAGGTGCTAGCCACCAGCCTGGGGGTCCATGGCTTGGCATCCGGGACAGGCCCCGTGCAGGCAGCCCGAAATGCCCTGCGACTGCAGGTGCGAGGCGTACCCTCCGGTGAAAAGGACACTTACATGTGCACAGCCCACAACTTCCTGGGCTCAGTCAACACCACAGGGCAGCTGCAGGGGGAAG GGGTGCGTGTGGTGGCCGAGCCGGGGCTGGACGTGGCTGAGGGGGCACCGCTGAACCTGAGCTGTCGCCTCTCTGGTGCCCTTGGACCCATGGGCAACTCTACCTTCGCTTGGTTCTGGAATGGCCAGCGACTACATGTGGAGCCTATGCCCACCCTTGCCTTCGCCCACGTGGCCCGCGCCCAAGCCGGGGCGTACCACTGCTGGGCTGAGCTCCCCAGTGGGGCCACCACCTCTGCTCCAGTCATGCTCCGGGTGCTGT ACCCTCCTGAGATGCCCTCCATGACGGTCTTCGTGGAGCCTGAGGGCGGCCTCCGGGGCATCCTGGACTGCCGAGTGGATAGCGAGCCCCTAGCCAGTCTGAGTCTCCACCTCGGCAGGAGGCTGGTGGCCTCCAGCCAGCCTGGCGGGGCTCCCACCGAGCCCCACATCCGCGTCACAGCCACCGCCAACGCCCTGAGGGTGGACATGGAGGAGCTGAGGCCCAGCGACCAGGGGCACTACGTGTGCTCTGCCTCCAATGCCCTGGGCTCTGCGTCCGCTTCTACCTACTTCGGaaccagag CCTTGCATCGTCTGAGTCTGTTCCAGAAGCtactctgggtcctgggactgctGCTGGGCCTCCTCTTCCTGTTGTTGGGCCTGGGGGCCTTCTACGCCTGGAG GAAACAATTTTGTAAGCTG